In Mucilaginibacter celer, one DNA window encodes the following:
- the ytxJ gene encoding bacillithiol system redox-active protein YtxJ translates to MNWISLETADQLLAIKQQEGYSLIFKHSTRCSISMMAKRRFELDWDNLPENMPLYFLDLIKYRDLSNQVAQMFQVHHESPQLLLIKDGECILDQSHSGISVDETLEVLS, encoded by the coding sequence ATGAACTGGATATCGTTGGAGACGGCCGATCAGCTTTTGGCGATCAAACAACAGGAGGGCTATAGCCTCATTTTTAAACATAGCACACGCTGCTCTATCAGCATGATGGCTAAAAGGCGTTTTGAGCTTGACTGGGATAATCTTCCCGAAAATATGCCCCTTTATTTTCTCGACCTGATTAAATACCGCGACCTGTCAAACCAGGTAGCACAGATGTTTCAGGTACATCATGAATCGCCTCAGTTATTACTGATTAAAGATGGCGAATGTATCCTCGATCAATCCCACAGCGGCATTTCTGTAGATGAAACGCTGGAGGTGTTGAGTTAG
- a CDS encoding anti-sigma factor, translated as MEDVKAYIESGILELYVLGDVSPAQKLQVEEMALKHPEVKAELDEIEQSLELYAEENAIEPPEHLRNRILGSLLTNFSDDNNFPTATHVERENVVPMTSPVKQGSNFYKYAFAACLALLIGATVALINVYQRLQATDNQLSAMQLQTQRFSNTVSAKDDELSLLRDTSYKLIHLKGTAKSPEAVMTVAFSPSKQKVVIDMEALKLPANDKTHQYQLWALVGGKPVDLGVFDATADSSGFKNMKAIAAADAFAVTLEPRGGSASPTLSEMVVLGKY; from the coding sequence GTGGAAGACGTAAAAGCATATATAGAATCAGGAATACTTGAACTTTATGTACTTGGCGATGTAAGCCCGGCACAAAAGTTACAGGTAGAAGAGATGGCTTTAAAGCATCCGGAAGTTAAGGCTGAACTGGATGAAATTGAGCAATCGCTGGAACTGTATGCCGAAGAAAACGCAATTGAACCACCCGAACACCTGCGCAACCGTATATTAGGCAGCTTGTTAACTAATTTTAGCGACGATAACAACTTCCCGACAGCAACACACGTAGAACGTGAAAACGTTGTACCGATGACTTCGCCTGTTAAACAAGGATCCAACTTTTACAAATACGCTTTTGCAGCATGCCTCGCATTGCTGATAGGCGCAACTGTTGCATTAATTAACGTTTATCAGCGCCTGCAGGCTACTGATAACCAATTAAGTGCCATGCAGCTGCAAACCCAGCGCTTTAGCAATACTGTTAGCGCCAAGGATGACGAGTTGAGCCTGCTGCGCGATACATCATATAAACTGATCCACTTAAAAGGTACAGCCAAATCGCCTGAAGCAGTCATGACTGTAGCCTTTAGCCCATCTAAACAAAAAGTGGTTATTGATATGGAAGCGCTTAAACTGCCGGCCAATGATAAAACACATCAATACCAGCTTTGGGCATTGGTGGGTGGCAAACCGGTTGACTTGGGTGTATTTGACGCTACTGCAGATTCAAGCGGCTTTAAAAACATGAAAGCCATAGCAGCAGCCGATGCATTTGCAGTAACACTTGAACCTCGCGGTGGCAGCGCAAGCCCAACCTTAAGCGAAATGGTGGTACTGGGCAAATACTAA
- a CDS encoding ferredoxin--NADP reductase, producing the protein MTEDILKLKVERVKRESADIATFYLSALDGHVIPYQAGQFVTLIFNHRQEEIRRSYSLSSSPDELYMAITIKRISNGEISRFMLAKIKEGDILTALAPAGRFIISDYQHEKDIFLFAGGSGITPIFSQLKYVLGREGQSRLILIYSNQNTQSILFKDELEKLVAEHPARLTIIHLLSSEANRLNTDKVEKLVKQHAHFNITNAEFYLCGPFAYMRMIRFDLVYMGIEKDKIRRENFVLETVPVTGAFTSFPPRNIKIQYGGELHDIVVGENQSILQAALQNNIALPYSCRGGVCSTCMMK; encoded by the coding sequence ATGACTGAGGATATTTTAAAATTAAAAGTCGAACGCGTAAAACGGGAATCGGCAGATATCGCTACGTTTTACCTGAGTGCCCTTGATGGGCATGTTATACCTTACCAGGCAGGGCAATTCGTAACGCTGATATTTAACCACCGGCAGGAAGAGATCAGGCGCTCGTATTCTTTAAGTTCATCACCTGATGAGCTTTATATGGCTATTACCATCAAGCGCATCAGTAATGGCGAGATCTCACGCTTTATGCTGGCCAAAATAAAAGAGGGCGATATATTAACTGCACTGGCTCCTGCAGGCCGCTTTATTATCAGCGATTATCAACACGAAAAAGATATCTTTTTATTTGCCGGCGGCAGCGGCATTACACCCATATTTTCGCAGTTAAAGTATGTACTTGGGAGGGAAGGCCAAAGCAGGCTGATCCTGATCTACAGCAATCAAAATACCCAATCCATTTTATTTAAAGATGAACTGGAAAAGCTGGTGGCCGAACATCCCGCCAGGTTAACCATCATTCACCTGCTGAGCAGTGAGGCCAACCGGCTTAATACGGATAAAGTAGAGAAACTGGTTAAACAACACGCTCATTTTAATATTACCAATGCGGAGTTTTACCTGTGCGGTCCGTTTGCATATATGCGTATGATTAGGTTTGACCTGGTTTATATGGGGATTGAAAAAGATAAGATCCGCCGTGAAAATTTTGTGCTTGAAACCGTTCCTGTTACCGGCGCTTTTACAAGCTTCCCTCCCCGCAACATCAAAATACAATATGGTGGAGAGCTGCACGATATTGTGGTGGGCGAAAATCAATCCATACTACAGGCTGCCCTGCAAAACAATATTGCATTGCCCTACAGTTGCCGTGGAGGGGTTTGCTCAACCTGCATGATGAAATGA
- the ribH gene encoding 6,7-dimethyl-8-ribityllumazine synthase, with protein MATHLKNLSDFSNTEIPSAAPYRFGIVVAEWNAEITNALYQGAYKSLVDNGALAENIFSYQVPGSFELTSGAELLLKKGDLDAVICLGCVIQGETRHFDFICNAVANGVSNVAIKYSKPVIFGVLTTDNQQQAIDRAGGKHGNKGDEAAITAIKMAALAETLNN; from the coding sequence TGGCTACTCACTTAAAAAACCTTTCTGATTTTTCAAATACCGAGATCCCCTCGGCAGCACCGTACCGTTTTGGTATTGTAGTGGCCGAATGGAACGCCGAAATTACCAACGCCCTTTACCAGGGAGCCTACAAAAGCCTGGTTGATAACGGTGCACTTGCCGAAAACATTTTCTCGTACCAGGTACCGGGCAGTTTCGAATTAACATCGGGTGCCGAGCTTTTATTAAAAAAAGGTGATCTTGATGCCGTGATTTGTCTCGGCTGCGTAATACAGGGCGAAACCCGCCACTTTGATTTTATTTGCAACGCCGTAGCAAACGGAGTAAGTAATGTTGCCATAAAATACTCAAAACCTGTTATATTTGGGGTATTAACAACTGATAACCAGCAACAGGCTATTGACAGGGCCGGCGGCAAACATGGCAACAAAGGCGATGAAGCTGCCATTACCGCCATTAAAATGGCTGCCCTTGCTGAAACATTAAACAATTAA
- a CDS encoding RNA polymerase sigma factor — MSKKRKISLSEEELVLSLQQREKIAVEALYDMYSASLFGVISRIINDSAIAEDVLQETFVKIWHSFSSYSTEKGRLFTWMVNIARNLAIDKIRSKDFKNQNKNQEIENNVTFIDEQRNTVYKPELMGVKDLVQTLKPEQQLIIDLVYFKGYTHVEAAEELGIPLGTIKTRLRMAILELRKHFN; from the coding sequence TTGAGTAAAAAACGCAAAATATCGCTATCCGAAGAAGAACTTGTGCTGTCATTACAGCAACGGGAAAAAATTGCCGTAGAAGCGTTGTATGATATGTATTCGGCCTCGTTATTCGGGGTTATATCACGTATTATAAATGATAGCGCTATTGCCGAAGATGTTTTACAGGAAACCTTTGTAAAAATCTGGCATTCCTTTTCAAGCTACAGCACTGAAAAAGGCCGCTTATTTACCTGGATGGTTAATATCGCACGTAACCTTGCGATAGATAAGATCAGATCAAAAGATTTTAAGAACCAAAACAAAAACCAGGAGATTGAAAATAACGTAACTTTCATTGACGAACAAAGGAATACAGTTTACAAACCTGAGTTAATGGGTGTTAAAGACTTGGTGCAAACGCTAAAGCCCGAGCAGCAGCTTATTATTGACCTGGTGTATTTTAAAGGTTATACCCATGTGGAGGCAGCCGAAGAATTAGGTATACCGCTGGGCACCATTAAAACCCGGTTAAGAATGGCCATCCTGGAACTCAGAAAACATTTTAATTGA
- a CDS encoding TonB-dependent receptor, with translation MNQPLHTFHKLLSLLFLVVFTLFNIKSATGEVKPGTITGTITTADGQTVPGVTVGIKGDGINAGTVTNESGRFTFNKVKPGSYTIKVSFVGLASEEKTVEVAEGQRVVVNFMLRENANQLGEVLISGRKQKYKIDAPSASLRLNEPLLQVAQNVQVVTSKVLADQQVISMSDGLIRNVSGAVRLEHWGDLYTNITMRGSQIQAFRNGFNVVSSYWGPLTEDMSFVDHIEFVKGPAGFLLSNGDPSGLYNVVTKKPTGETKGEISFTTGSFNLNRATLDLDGKLSKDGKFLYRLDLSAQNKNSFRANEFNDRYVIAPVVSYQIDDKTKLTAEYVYQRAHMSDVGSYYVFSPKGYGVLPQNFTQLPAGLPPTNINDHSFTLNLTHQLSDNWKLTAQAARYNYSQLGTSMWADSVNTDGSYYRNAGIWEAKSTMSLAQVFLNGKVNTGSVVHNILAGVDLGDKKYVADYAQTASLDTGSRPFNPYQEGVPTLNNPSNGYPKFDRSLNLEARAAAGFGLINTRYSSIYLQDELGFFDNKVRLTLAGRYTYVQMADFNTPEQAKHFSPRIGLSVSIDDQTSVYGLRDQTFLPQAGKVSVGKLQPLTGTNTEFGIKRDWAGGKWNTTLSVYRILKNNELTADPNAAPNSGLSIIFGQKRSQGLEFDLRGEIAPGFNLTANYAYTDSKVSKVNPDLAASPTNTIKVGDVVPGYVKHVANAWLSYKLNSGTLKGTGVSLGGTYYGGRQTDTWSVGLEKLPNYFKMDGGLFWEGSKMRIAGNVFNVLNKYTYSGSYYSYLSAYYWQADAPRNYRLSIAYRF, from the coding sequence ATGAATCAACCCCTACACACATTTCACAAACTGCTCTCCCTGTTATTTCTGGTAGTTTTTACACTCTTCAATATAAAGTCTGCAACGGGCGAAGTTAAACCCGGCACTATTACAGGTACCATTACAACCGCCGATGGCCAAACCGTGCCCGGTGTAACTGTTGGTATTAAAGGCGACGGCATAAACGCGGGCACCGTTACTAACGAAAGCGGCCGGTTTACCTTTAATAAAGTAAAACCCGGTAGTTATACCATTAAAGTAAGCTTTGTTGGCCTGGCTTCTGAAGAAAAAACAGTTGAGGTGGCCGAGGGGCAGCGTGTTGTGGTAAACTTTATGCTGCGCGAAAACGCCAACCAGCTTGGCGAAGTTTTAATATCGGGCCGTAAACAGAAATATAAAATTGATGCCCCATCGGCAAGCTTAAGGCTTAATGAACCTTTATTGCAGGTAGCACAAAATGTTCAGGTAGTTACCTCAAAGGTATTGGCCGATCAACAGGTGATCAGCATGAGCGATGGTTTGATCCGCAACGTGAGCGGCGCTGTACGCCTGGAGCACTGGGGCGATTTGTATACCAATATCACCATGCGCGGTTCGCAGATCCAGGCTTTCAGAAACGGTTTTAACGTAGTTAGCTCGTACTGGGGACCGCTTACCGAGGATATGAGTTTTGTAGATCATATCGAATTTGTAAAAGGCCCTGCAGGTTTTCTATTGAGCAACGGCGACCCAAGCGGTTTATACAACGTGGTTACCAAAAAGCCTACCGGCGAAACCAAAGGCGAGATCAGCTTTACCACCGGCAGCTTTAACTTAAACCGTGCAACGCTCGATCTGGATGGAAAATTAAGTAAGGATGGAAAATTCCTGTATCGTTTGGATCTATCTGCACAAAACAAAAACTCGTTCCGTGCCAATGAGTTTAATGATCGTTATGTTATAGCACCAGTAGTTTCGTACCAGATTGATGATAAAACCAAACTGACTGCCGAGTACGTTTACCAACGCGCCCACATGTCTGATGTTGGCTCGTATTACGTATTCAGCCCGAAAGGCTATGGTGTGCTGCCGCAAAACTTTACCCAGTTGCCTGCAGGCTTGCCTCCAACCAATATCAACGATCACAGTTTTACCCTGAATCTTACGCATCAGTTAAGTGATAACTGGAAGCTTACCGCGCAGGCTGCCCGTTACAATTATTCGCAATTGGGTACCTCTATGTGGGCCGATTCGGTAAATACCGATGGTTCTTATTACCGTAATGCCGGCATCTGGGAAGCAAAAAGCACCATGTCATTAGCCCAGGTATTTTTAAATGGCAAAGTTAATACAGGCAGTGTTGTACACAATATTTTGGCCGGTGTTGATTTAGGCGATAAAAAATATGTTGCCGATTATGCTCAAACAGCATCACTTGATACCGGTTCAAGACCTTTTAATCCTTACCAGGAAGGCGTACCAACGCTTAATAACCCATCAAACGGCTATCCTAAGTTTGATCGTTCGTTAAACCTTGAAGCACGTGCAGCTGCCGGTTTTGGTTTAATCAATACACGTTATTCAAGCATATACTTACAGGATGAGCTTGGCTTTTTTGATAACAAAGTAAGGCTGACACTGGCAGGCCGTTATACTTATGTGCAAATGGCCGATTTTAATACACCCGAACAGGCTAAACATTTTAGTCCGCGTATAGGTTTAAGCGTATCTATCGATGACCAGACTTCGGTTTACGGCTTACGCGACCAAACATTTTTACCACAGGCAGGCAAAGTTTCGGTTGGTAAATTGCAGCCATTAACGGGTACCAACACCGAATTTGGTATTAAACGTGACTGGGCCGGCGGCAAATGGAACACCACGCTTTCGGTATACCGCATCTTAAAAAACAACGAACTAACTGCCGACCCCAATGCCGCTCCTAACTCGGGTTTAAGCATCATATTTGGCCAGAAAAGATCACAAGGCTTAGAGTTTGACCTCCGCGGCGAAATTGCACCCGGTTTCAACTTAACTGCAAACTATGCTTACACCGATTCGAAGGTGAGTAAAGTAAATCCTGATCTGGCTGCTTCTCCAACCAACACCATTAAAGTAGGCGATGTGGTGCCGGGTTATGTAAAACATGTTGCCAACGCCTGGTTAAGCTATAAATTAAACAGCGGCACACTTAAAGGTACCGGCGTATCATTAGGCGGCACTTACTATGGCGGCCGCCAGACTGATACCTGGAGCGTTGGCCTTGAAAAATTGCCAAACTATTTTAAAATGGATGGCGGCTTATTTTGGGAAGGCTCAAAAATGCGTATTGCAGGTAACGTATTTAACGTGCTGAATAAATACACTTACAGCGGTTCGTATTACTCATACCTGAGCGCCTACTACTGGCAGGCCGATGCGCCACGTAACTATCGTTTAAGTATTGCTTACCGGTTTTAA
- the lipA gene encoding lipoyl synthase: MIDLPVVPAVSQPVRKPDWLRVKLPTGKEYAHVRSLVDTHKLHTICESGNCPNMGECWGAGTATFMILGNICTRSCSFCAVATGRPLAVDVDEPNRVATSVKLMQVKHCVITSVDRDDLKDGGSIIWAETINAIRRESPDTTLETLLPDFKGNWDNLARVLETRPEVVSHNIETVRRLTKEVRIQAKYDRSLEALKHISAAGLRTKSGIMLGLGETEEDVLEAMDDLLAAGVHILTLGQYLQPTRNHHPVIDWIHPDQFARYKQFGLDKGFKYVESGPLVRSSYHAEKHLFEM, encoded by the coding sequence ATGATTGATTTGCCGGTAGTTCCTGCTGTTAGCCAGCCCGTGCGTAAGCCCGATTGGCTTAGGGTTAAACTTCCTACAGGAAAAGAATATGCCCACGTACGCAGCCTGGTTGATACCCATAAGCTGCACACTATATGCGAAAGTGGTAACTGCCCTAACATGGGCGAGTGCTGGGGTGCCGGTACTGCTACTTTCATGATTTTGGGTAACATTTGTACCCGCTCATGCTCGTTTTGCGCCGTTGCAACCGGCAGGCCTTTGGCTGTTGATGTTGACGAGCCAAACCGCGTGGCAACATCAGTAAAACTGATGCAGGTAAAGCATTGCGTTATTACCTCGGTTGATCGTGATGATCTGAAAGATGGCGGCTCTATTATCTGGGCCGAAACCATCAATGCTATCCGCCGTGAAAGCCCCGATACTACATTGGAAACCCTGCTGCCAGATTTTAAAGGCAACTGGGATAACCTGGCCCGCGTGCTGGAAACCCGCCCCGAAGTAGTATCCCACAACATCGAAACTGTACGCCGCCTTACCAAGGAGGTGCGCATCCAGGCTAAATATGATCGTAGCTTGGAGGCCCTAAAACATATTTCGGCAGCCGGTTTACGTACCAAATCGGGCATTATGCTGGGTTTGGGCGAGACTGAAGAAGATGTTTTGGAAGCCATGGACGATTTGCTGGCAGCCGGTGTGCATATCCTTACATTAGGCCAGTATTTACAGCCAACCCGTAACCACCACCCGGTAATTGACTGGATACACCCCGATCAGTTTGCGCGTTACAAGCAATTTGGTTTGGATAAAGGATTTAAATATGTTGAAAGCGGCCCCCTGGTACGCTCGTCATATCACGCAGAAAAACACTTGTTTGAAATGTGA
- a CDS encoding NAD(P)H-hydrate dehydratase: protein MLPLLISEQIREGDAYTIANEPISSVNLMERASRAFVGWFVNRFPDKNEPITFYCGTGNNGGDGLAIARILCDHHYNKLNVVIARFSEKSSDDFKANYERLKQTCVTIKELEKGTQIPEDNSRVIIDALLGSGLNKPLAGDYARLVNFINDLDKTVVAVDVPTGFFSDGEVPQNAIAIKAGLVITFQQPKINFLLPESAPYVDCWEAVNIGISEKFVHSLNSPYQFVEEKDIRQILKPRHHFSNKGTYGHVLLIAGQEKTMGAALLSSSAAAHAGAGLTTACIPESGLTALNSYLPEVMAITRRENTMPQIEWDKFSTIAVGPGLGKDGEALALLKTIIKNYKKPLVIDADALNLLAENKELLTMLPAGSILTPHMKEFDRLFGTHSNWWQRLQTSIVKAKELNLCIILKNDYTITATPAGKAYFNSTGNPAMASGGMGDVLTGIVAALLAQKYKPADACIMAVYIHGKAGDELALPNRMNVVLPGKLITQLPVTMAKLKA, encoded by the coding sequence ATGCTGCCATTATTAATTTCCGAGCAAATTCGTGAAGGCGATGCCTATACCATCGCCAATGAGCCAATCTCGTCCGTCAATTTGATGGAACGTGCCTCGAGGGCCTTTGTAGGTTGGTTTGTGAACCGTTTTCCTGATAAAAACGAGCCGATAACTTTTTACTGCGGCACCGGAAACAATGGCGGCGACGGCCTGGCTATAGCGAGAATACTGTGCGACCATCATTACAATAAACTTAATGTGGTAATTGCCCGCTTTTCAGAAAAAAGCTCCGACGATTTCAAGGCTAATTATGAGCGCTTAAAACAAACCTGTGTCACAATAAAAGAGCTTGAAAAAGGAACGCAGATTCCGGAAGATAACAGCCGTGTAATTATTGATGCTTTGCTGGGCAGCGGCTTAAACAAACCACTCGCAGGCGATTATGCCCGGTTGGTTAATTTTATTAATGATTTGGATAAAACGGTTGTTGCCGTTGATGTACCTACGGGTTTTTTCTCAGATGGAGAAGTTCCACAAAATGCTATTGCGATAAAAGCGGGGCTGGTAATTACTTTTCAGCAGCCAAAAATCAATTTCCTTTTGCCCGAATCGGCACCATATGTTGATTGCTGGGAAGCAGTTAATATAGGCATTAGCGAAAAATTTGTACACTCGCTAAACTCGCCATATCAGTTTGTTGAAGAAAAGGATATAAGGCAGATATTGAAACCCCGGCACCATTTTAGTAATAAAGGTACCTACGGCCATGTATTGCTGATAGCCGGACAGGAAAAAACGATGGGGGCGGCTTTGTTAAGTTCATCTGCCGCGGCGCATGCCGGTGCAGGTTTAACCACGGCCTGCATCCCCGAAAGTGGTTTAACAGCCTTAAACAGCTACCTGCCCGAGGTGATGGCTATTACACGAAGAGAGAATACAATGCCCCAAATTGAGTGGGATAAATTTAGCACCATAGCCGTAGGACCTGGCCTTGGTAAGGATGGTGAGGCTTTGGCGCTGCTAAAAACCATCATCAAAAACTATAAAAAGCCCCTTGTTATTGATGCCGATGCACTAAACCTGCTTGCCGAAAATAAAGAGTTATTGACTATGCTACCCGCAGGCAGTATTTTAACCCCGCACATGAAAGAGTTCGACAGGCTTTTTGGCACGCATAGCAATTGGTGGCAGCGCCTGCAAACAAGCATTGTAAAAGCTAAAGAATTAAACCTCTGCATTATCCTCAAAAACGATTATACCATAACAGCCACGCCCGCCGGCAAGGCTTATTTTAATTCGACCGGAAACCCGGCTATGGCCAGCGGAGGAATGGGTGATGTGCTTACCGGCATTGTTGCTGCCTTATTAGCTCAAAAATATAAACCGGCCGATGCTTGTATTATGGCAGTTTATATTCATGGCAAGGCGGGTGATGAGCTGGCATTACCCAACCGTATGAACGTGGTTTTGCCGGGTAAACTCATTACCCAGCTACCGGTAACTATGGCAAAGTTAAAAGCATAA
- a CDS encoding PepSY-associated TM helix domain-containing protein, protein MTPFKKTILFIHRWLGFISGLVVFIVSITGCIFCFQDEIQDAIHDYRKVEVQNKPYIAPSILKTEALKGRKGATASYIYYYGIGRPAGVLVNDKKEGLLYVYQNPYTGKITHTESPTSNFFIIVEYIHLYLLLPANIGGMVVGVSVIIFVVLMITGIVLWWPKRKTDRKRSLTIKWGGRWRRVNYDLHNVLGFYATSVAIILAITGLSIAFDWVREGIYATANLGKAHPEEKAVFKSDSLLKGKVDTTQIINKAYLAARAGSPNAEMFLIYDDEAKAGAVGVTAYAKALHYYKSDSYTFDKYSGKLLNRTAHEQKSPGMKMNNMNYDIHVGQILGLPGKIIAFLASLICASLPITGFIIWLGKRKKSKTKKVKTVVHRRTVRQHLPADR, encoded by the coding sequence ATGACGCCTTTTAAGAAAACCATATTGTTTATACATCGCTGGCTCGGATTTATCTCCGGGCTGGTGGTATTTATTGTGAGCATCACCGGTTGTATTTTTTGTTTTCAGGATGAAATTCAGGATGCAATACATGATTATCGTAAGGTGGAAGTACAGAATAAACCTTACATAGCGCCATCTATACTTAAAACCGAAGCGTTGAAAGGCCGCAAGGGTGCAACAGCCAGCTATATTTATTATTACGGCATTGGTCGCCCGGCAGGTGTGTTGGTGAATGATAAAAAGGAGGGTTTGTTATATGTTTATCAAAACCCCTATACCGGTAAAATCACCCATACTGAAAGCCCCACTTCAAATTTTTTTATTATTGTTGAGTATATTCACCTGTACCTGTTGCTGCCGGCCAATATAGGCGGCATGGTAGTAGGCGTCTCGGTAATTATTTTTGTTGTGCTGATGATAACCGGCATTGTACTATGGTGGCCCAAACGCAAAACCGACCGCAAACGCAGCCTCACCATTAAATGGGGCGGCCGCTGGCGCAGGGTTAATTACGATTTGCACAATGTATTGGGCTTTTATGCAACCAGCGTGGCTATAATTTTAGCCATAACAGGTTTATCTATTGCTTTTGATTGGGTACGTGAAGGCATTTATGCTACTGCCAACCTGGGTAAGGCCCATCCCGAAGAAAAGGCTGTATTTAAATCCGATTCATTACTGAAAGGAAAGGTCGACACTACTCAAATCATCAACAAAGCATATTTAGCAGCCAGGGCAGGTTCGCCAAATGCCGAAATGTTTTTGATTTATGATGATGAAGCTAAAGCCGGCGCCGTAGGTGTAACCGCCTACGCAAAAGCTTTACATTATTATAAAAGCGATAGCTACACATTTGATAAGTACAGCGGCAAATTGCTTAACCGTACGGCTCATGAACAGAAAAGTCCCGGCATGAAGATGAATAACATGAACTACGATATTCACGTAGGGCAGATTTTAGGATTACCCGGTAAGATCATCGCTTTTTTGGCCAGTTTAATTTGCGCCAGCCTGCCAATAACGGGTTTCATTATCTGGCTGGGTAAACGTAAAAAATCCAAAACAAAAAAAGTAAAAACGGTGGTACACAGGCGAACGGTGAGGCAGCATTTGCCGGCTGACCGTTGA
- a CDS encoding amino acid permease, whose amino-acid sequence MIKKPIATLLAESKEEGEHSLKRSLGPVNLILIGIGIIIGAGLFSLTGIAAGQHSGPAVTISFLIAAVGCAFAALCYAEFSAMIPVAGSAYTYSYATMGELFAWIIGWDLALEYAVGAATVAISWSQYLTKFLSWFDLYLPPQLTLSPFETAKAANGDVIKGIINLPAALIVMLVTSIIIRGTKGSAWVNAVIVTLKVGVVLVFIAVGWSFINPQNYHPYIPQNTGVWGDYGWSGILRGAGLVFFVFIGFDAVSTAAQEAKNPQRNMPIGIIGSLLICTVLFIVFAHVMTGMANYKEFIGSGAPVAIAIEKTGYQWLSKAIVLAILIGYTSVILVDLLGQSRVFFSMSKDGLLPKVFSEVHPKFRTPWKSNIVLCAFIAIFAAFVPIRVVGEMTSIGTLLAFVMVCAGVLILRKQQPDVHRPFKTPLVPLVPILGILTCFAMMTFLPGDTWLRLIVWLAIGLVIYYTYGKKNSVIRKMLAGKQ is encoded by the coding sequence ATGATTAAAAAGCCCATCGCAACCCTCCTTGCCGAATCAAAGGAAGAAGGTGAACATTCATTAAAACGCTCGCTCGGCCCGGTTAACCTTATATTAATCGGGATAGGCATCATTATAGGTGCCGGTTTGTTTTCATTAACAGGCATAGCCGCCGGCCAGCATTCGGGCCCGGCGGTTACCATATCTTTTTTAATTGCCGCGGTAGGTTGTGCTTTTGCAGCGCTTTGTTACGCCGAGTTTTCGGCCATGATACCGGTTGCCGGCAGTGCGTACACCTATTCGTACGCTACCATGGGCGAGCTTTTTGCCTGGATCATAGGCTGGGACCTGGCTTTGGAGTATGCCGTTGGCGCGGCTACGGTGGCTATCAGCTGGTCGCAGTATTTAACTAAATTTTTATCCTGGTTTGATCTGTACCTGCCTCCGCAGCTTACGCTTTCGCCCTTTGAAACAGCTAAGGCGGCGAATGGAGATGTAATTAAAGGTATCATTAATTTACCTGCGGCGTTGATCGTGATGCTTGTAACGAGTATTATTATTCGCGGCACGAAAGGTTCGGCCTGGGTAAACGCTGTTATTGTAACCTTGAAGGTAGGCGTGGTGCTGGTATTTATTGCCGTGGGCTGGTCATTTATCAACCCTCAAAACTATCATCCCTACATTCCGCAAAACACAGGTGTTTGGGGCGATTATGGATGGTCGGGCATACTGAGAGGAGCCGGGCTGGTATTTTTTGTATTTATAGGATTTGATGCCGTATCAACCGCAGCCCAGGAAGCTAAAAATCCCCAGCGCAATATGCCCATCGGTATTATTGGTTCACTACTCATCTGTACGGTGTTGTTTATTGTATTTGCCCACGTAATGACCGGAATGGCCAATTATAAAGAGTTTATAGGTTCGGGTGCGCCCGTAGCCATCGCTATCGAGAAAACAGGTTACCAGTGGCTAAGCAAAGCGATTGTATTGGCTATATTAATAGGCTATACCTCGGTTATTTTGGTCGATCTGCTGGGCCAGTCGCGTGTATTTTTCTCCATGTCGAAGGATGGTTTGTTGCCGAAGGTGTTTTCAGAAGTGCATCCTAAATTCCGTACACCCTGGAAATCGAACATTGTGCTTTGCGCTTTTATCGCCATTTTCGCCGCATTTGTACCTATTCGCGTAGTTGGCGAAATGACCAGCATTGGTACCCTGCTGGCTTTTGTAATGGTTTGCGCAGGTGTACTTATTTTACGCAAACAACAGCCCGATGTACATCGCCCATTTAAAACACCCTTAGTTCCGTTGGTGCCCATTTTAGGTATCTTAACCTGCTTTGCGATGATGACTTTTTTACCCGGCGATACCTGGCTGCGTTTGATTGTCTGGCTTGCAATTGGCCTGGTTATCTACTATACTTACGGCAAAAAAAACAGTGTTATCCGCAAAATGCTTGCGGGTAAACAATAG